TCCCCATTCCTGGAATATCGGCACGACCGTGCCGAAGCCTCAAAAACACAAAAGGCCGTGAGCTTGTGCCCACGGCCTAAAGAGGTGGAAAAAAAAGGCCGTGGGCTTTGGGGTTAGCCCACGGCCTAGGTGCCGGCGTCCTGCGGCTTCGGACGGCTCAGCGCGGTGGTCGGCCAACCCCAAAGGGGTCGCAATACCACCCATAATAAAAGTAAAAGCCCTGAACCGTGCCGATGCGCTGCATACTATTTTCCTCTATTTGTTTCATCACACCGTGCGTACCTTAAGCGCACGCATGGTCCTTATAGGCAAGAGCCCTCAAGCATGTCAAGGGGCAAAGTTGATTTTTTCACGTTCGGTGAAAAAGGCCGGCCGTGGTGGCGACGAACTTTTTCTTGACAACATTTGGGGAGTTGCCTATAGGACTGAACTTCGAGTCGGACACGTAACGTGGTTTAAGTGGAGAACTTTCGATGAAAACGACGAGTGCCAAGTTCGATCCCAATGGAAGAAAATGGATTGTGGTGGACGCTGACGGCCAGATCCTCGGCCGACTGGCCAGTGAAATTGCCGTGAGGCTTCGAGGTAAGCATCTGCCGACCTTCACTCCCCATGTGGATACGGGCGATTTCGTGGTGGTCATTAACGCCGCCAAGGTACGTTTGACCGGCCGCAAGTGGGAGCAAAAAAAATACTATCGGCATTCCGGATACCCTGGAGGCCTCAAGGTCACGACGGCCAAGAAGCTGAACCAAGAACATCCCGAACGGCTCATTAAGTATGCCGTTCGAGGCATGTTGCCCAAGAATCGCCTCGGCCGCAAGCTTCTCAAGAAACTGAAAGTCTACAGTGGCGCCGAGCATCCTCATGAGGCCCAGCAACCCACTGCCCTGAAACTGGGCAGCCGCGAGTAGTCAAGGAGTCGTCCCATGGCGGAACAGAGTTTTTATGCGACGGGAAAGCGTAAAACGGCGGTCGCTCGAGTCTGGCTCAAACCCGGGACCGGTCGCATCGTGATCAACAACAAGCCCATTGACGAATACATTGTACGCGAAACCAGCAAGATGGTCATTCATCAGCCCTTGATGCTTACGGGCACCTTTGGCAAGCTGGATGTGTTTGTCAATGTGAGGGGCGGTGGCTTGAGCGGTCAGGCTGGGGCCATCAAGCACGGCATCTCCAGGGCGCTCATTGAGTTCAACCCCGAGTTCCGCCAGGTCCTGAAGCGCGCCGGGTTGATCACTCGGGATGCCCGCATTAAGGAACGAAAGAAATACGGCCAGCGCGGCGCACGGGCTCGATTCCAATACTCCAAGCGGTAAGATTCCTACCCGAGACACCATCTTCCTTGCTCAGGGGCTCTCGCCAACGGTGTGGGCCCCTAAAATTTGTTTGGGGCTCAGTCCAGGGAGGCGGCCATGGTTCCAGTGTCCATTGCCGGCGCGTCGGGGTATACGGGCTTTGAGTTGATTCGGCTTTTGAGCGGGCATCCTCGAGTGCGGATAAGCGCAATCACGTCGCGAGCCAATCAGGGGGAGAGCCTCTCCGACGTGTATCCGGCCGTGCGCGGCCACTGTGACTTGCGTTTTGAAGACACAGACCCTGACGTGTTGACTCGAGGGGCGCAGCTGGTCTTTACTGCCCTGCCCCACCAAGCGGCCATGGACATCATTCCATCTCTGTTGGATCGCGGGATCAGGGTGGTGGACCTGAGTGCGGATTTTCGGTTTCGAGATGCTTCCGTCTATGAAGCCTGGTATCAAAAGCACAGTGCGCCTCACCTGTTGGGCGAAGCCGTCTATGGCCTTCCAGAACTGCATCGTGAAAGGATCGCAAACGCGCGCCTGGTGGGCAACCCTGGATGTTATTCCACGAGCGTCATTCTTGGCTGCGCTCCGCTTCTTCAAGCAAAACTCATCGTGGCGGAAAGCATTATCGCCGATGCCAAGTCGGGAGTGAGTGGAGCCGGTCGAGGTTTGTCTCTCACGACCCATTATTGTGAAGTTAACGACGGGTTTCGTGCCTACAAGGTGGCCGAACACCGCCACACGCCCGAAATAGAACAGGAACTGAGTTTTCTGGCAGGAAAACCCGTGCGCATCAACTTCACGCCGCACCTTGTACCCATGAGTCGCGGGATTCTGAGCACCATTTACGCGCAGTTGGAACCGGGCGTCAATGAACAGCACGTGGCGGAAGCTTTTCACGCATTTTATGCGTCGGCCCGCTTTGTGCGACTCTGCCCTTCGGGCCATTTTCCCACAACGCTCCAAGTCCGTGGCAGTAATTACTGCGATCTGGCCTGGAAGGTGGATTCTCGCACGGGCCGTGTTATCGTCATTTCCGTCATCGACAACCTGACACGCGGCGCTTCGGGCCAAGCCGTGTGCAACATGAACCTCATGCTCGGCTTTCCGGAAGACTGCGGGTTGGAAGCCGCCCCATGGCAGCCGTGAACGGGCCCTTTGCGGACGCGTGCCCCTCGGTGAAGGACGCCCTTGAAAAGGCTTCTATGGCCTTTGACCCTCAGAGGAAAAGGAACTTCAAGCTCGTTCTGGAATACGATGGATCGCACTACCACGGATGGCAGCGCCAAAAGGGAGTGCTCACGCTTCAGGAAGTGGTGGAATCCAAACTGGGCATCATGCTCGGCCGGCCCGTGACGGTGCGGGCCTCGGGCCGCACCGATGCGGGTGTGCACGCACTGGGGCAGGTGATCAATTTCTACGCCAGGACGCGGCTGACCCCTCAAGATTTTCAAAGGGGTTTGAACGGCCTTTTGCCTCCGGATATTGTGGTTCGGCATGCGGAAGAGGTGCCCGATTCCTTTCATGCGTCGTATTCGGCGGTGAGTAAGACCTACGAGTACCGCATTCTCAATCGCCCACTGCCATCGGCCCTGGAACGCCTTCGTGCCTGGCACGTGCCCAAGCCCTTGGAGTTGGAAAAGATCCAACAGTGCCTTCCCGTGCTGCTGGGAACGCGCGATTTTCGGGCCTTTATGGCTGCCGGATCTTCCGTGACCCAGACCGTGCGCACCATGATGGCGGCGCACGCCTGGCGGCCCGATGCCGATCATCTGTATTTTCGCTTT
The Desulfosoma caldarium genome window above contains:
- the rplM gene encoding 50S ribosomal protein L13 encodes the protein MKTTSAKFDPNGRKWIVVDADGQILGRLASEIAVRLRGKHLPTFTPHVDTGDFVVVINAAKVRLTGRKWEQKKYYRHSGYPGGLKVTTAKKLNQEHPERLIKYAVRGMLPKNRLGRKLLKKLKVYSGAEHPHEAQQPTALKLGSRE
- the rpsI gene encoding 30S ribosomal protein S9, with amino-acid sequence MAEQSFYATGKRKTAVARVWLKPGTGRIVINNKPIDEYIVRETSKMVIHQPLMLTGTFGKLDVFVNVRGGGLSGQAGAIKHGISRALIEFNPEFRQVLKRAGLITRDARIKERKKYGQRGARARFQYSKR
- the argC gene encoding N-acetyl-gamma-glutamyl-phosphate reductase; protein product: MVPVSIAGASGYTGFELIRLLSGHPRVRISAITSRANQGESLSDVYPAVRGHCDLRFEDTDPDVLTRGAQLVFTALPHQAAMDIIPSLLDRGIRVVDLSADFRFRDASVYEAWYQKHSAPHLLGEAVYGLPELHRERIANARLVGNPGCYSTSVILGCAPLLQAKLIVAESIIADAKSGVSGAGRGLSLTTHYCEVNDGFRAYKVAEHRHTPEIEQELSFLAGKPVRINFTPHLVPMSRGILSTIYAQLEPGVNEQHVAEAFHAFYASARFVRLCPSGHFPTTLQVRGSNYCDLAWKVDSRTGRVIVISVIDNLTRGASGQAVCNMNLMLGFPEDCGLEAAPWQP
- the truA gene encoding tRNA pseudouridine(38-40) synthase TruA yields the protein MAAVNGPFADACPSVKDALEKASMAFDPQRKRNFKLVLEYDGSHYHGWQRQKGVLTLQEVVESKLGIMLGRPVTVRASGRTDAGVHALGQVINFYARTRLTPQDFQRGLNGLLPPDIVVRHAEEVPDSFHASYSAVSKTYEYRILNRPLPSALERLRAWHVPKPLELEKIQQCLPVLLGTRDFRAFMAAGSSVTQTVRTMMAAHAWRPDADHLYFRFQATGFLRHMVRNLVGTLVQAGRGLMGPEELEAILESRDRSRAGITAPAHGLYLVCVDYGREEKRNAQQRGDMT